Proteins co-encoded in one Taeniopygia guttata chromosome 4, bTaeGut7.mat, whole genome shotgun sequence genomic window:
- the LOC140684029 gene encoding uncharacterized protein, which translates to MRLAAITAQRKLVLRMRKAAMTLFLLLVPVGLEAGVFLLAFFSARDVLGHLLQGRFRRASRPFFSAAGPARGPEASGGPRRWRAAVLPPCGQRAVLQPAARGRHLGSGLSRTRLTFSRWREKEDVGIRGPVSVFSTLPESSPTPAPPDGIFRGGSGAVHRGCGVSSTASGARGGVCERRAGGGGGSGGPSLKNKLWSGNKLGALHAEESKKIQAQLKELHYGKKDLIFKAQQLTDLEQKLSVAKDKLENAALDKESQLKALKETVQLCLCSVLRSQPPAASLISSKPAEKLPSSNAKGSQAPSQGTSTKSVRSWNGPLPQGSTGHCWAGVEITAGWDIDGGVGLETLGHELKCCRAGAEAKITPVMLEKRRAGAGRRDLAVK; encoded by the exons ATGCGCCTAGCGGCCATAACAGCGCAACGGAAACTGGTACTGCGCATGCGCAAGGCGGCCATGACACt gtttttgcttttggttcctgttgggttagaggcaggggtttttttgctggcgttcttttccgcgcgggatgttttggggcatttgctgcagggcaggttccggagggcatcgcgcccgttcttttctgccgccggccccgcccgcggccccgaggcgagcggcggcccccggcggtggcgggcggcagtgctgccgccctgtgggcagagggcggtactgcagcccgccgcccgcggccgccatcttgggagtggcttgtcgcggactcgcttgaccttctcgagatggcgcgaaaaagaggacgtcggcattcgaggacccgtgtctgttttttctacactgcctgaatcgtccccaacgccggcgccccccgacgggattttccgcggcggttccggtgccgtgcacaggggctgtggggtcagcagcaccgcgagcggcgcgcggggcggtgTCTGTGAGcgcagggcggggggcggcggcggctcgggcggCCCGAGCCTCAAAAACAAGCTCTGGTCAGGAAACAAGCTTGGTGCTTTGCACGCAGAAGAG TCAAAAAAGATCCAAGCCCAGCTGAAAGAGCTTCATTATGGGAAAAAGGATTTGATTTTTAAG GCACAACAGCTAACAGATCTGGAGCAAAAACTATCTGTTGCAAAAGACAAATTGGAAAACGCAGCCCTTGACAAA GAGTCCCAGCTGAAAGCTCTGAAGGAGACTGTGCAGCTTTGCCTGTGCTCCGTTCTGCGCAGTCAGCCTCCCGCAGCGAGTCTGATCTCCTCCAAACCAGCTGAGAAGCTGCCTTCCTCCAATGCAAAGGGCTCCCAAGCCCCATCCCAAGGCACAAGCACCAAG AGTGTACGTAGCTGGAATGGCCCATTACCTCAGGGTTCAACTGGGCATTGCTGGGCGGGAGTTGAAATCACTGCGGGGTGGGATATTGATGGTGGGGTGGGCTTAGAGACCCTGGGGCAtgagctgaagtgctgcagagctggagccgaagccaagatcacccctgtgatgctggagaaacgcagagcaggagctggaagaagagatctggcagtgaaataa